In a genomic window of Quercus lobata isolate SW786 chromosome 4, ValleyOak3.0 Primary Assembly, whole genome shotgun sequence:
- the LOC115985378 gene encoding uncharacterized protein LOC115985378 has protein sequence MVITDDCCDHYKCAPEDVVHVLWSCLFLSSVWTHDPYWNFSASPLFSTTVWMFWFRRNVLRTSSKPFPVQQVFHEARFVRAVYVRSIPPKPTDQYNRAPYLITWKPPPWPKLKVNFDGSVFRDENLASVSVIIRDENGRMVASMVEKFPLPFSVTAMEVIATKKAFKFAFDLGLSSIVLEGNSKNTIDALLSEDSSLVDFGHLLDEAKMLANQFVDVEFTHVKKQVSFATIEEVLAAGGALGGLLISPASEDAGLALES, from the exons ATGGTTATTACTGATGATTGTTGCGATCACTACAAATGTGCACCGGAAGATGTGGTTCACGTGCTTTGGTCTTGCCTTTTCCTCTCATCGGTATGGACTCATGATCCTTACTGGAATTTCAGTGCAAGTCCGCTCTTTTCAACAACTGTTTGGATGTTCTGGTTCCGAAGGAATGTACTAAGGACTAGCTCTAAACCATTTCCAGTTCAGCAAGTTTTTCACGAGGCTCGGTTTGTTAGAGCCGTCTATGTCCGTTCCATCCCCCCAAAACCTACGGACCAGTACAATCGAGCACCTTATCTAATCACCTGGAAACCCCCTCCTTGGCCAAAACTTAAGGTAAATTTTGATGGGTCAGTTTTTCGAGATGAAAATTTGGCCAGTGTTAGCGTCATTATCCGAGATGAAAATGGTCGTATGGTAGCATCCATGGTGGAGAAATTTCCTTTGCCCTTCTCGGTTACTGCAATGGAAGTTATTGCAACTAAAAAAGCCTTTAAGTTTGCTTTTGACCTCGGACTATCTTCCATTGTCCTTGAAGGCAACTCCAAAAATACTATTGATGCCCTGTTGAGTGAGGATTCTTCACTGGTAGACTTCGGACACCTGCTTGATGAGGCGAAGATGTTAGCTAACCAGTTTGTTGATGTTGAGTTTACTCATGTTAAGAAACAGG TGTCCTTTGCCACCATCGAAGAAGTCTTGGCTGCAGGAGGAGCTTTGGGTGGGCTGCTGATTTCACCTGCCTCCGAGGATGCCGGGTTGGCGTTAGAGTCCTAA